The Salegentibacter mishustinae genome includes a window with the following:
- a CDS encoding helix-turn-helix domain-containing protein — protein sequence MDINKDFLKEIGKKIIEIREKKGEKQSDLSFHTGLEVSEISKYEQGKINMTFKTFLKFAHVLDVHPKELLDFEFDIKRHKIK from the coding sequence ATGGATATAAATAAAGATTTTCTTAAGGAAATAGGTAAGAAAATTATTGAGATCAGAGAAAAAAAAGGTGAAAAACAATCGGATCTTAGTTTCCATACTGGATTAGAAGTTTCAGAAATCAGTAAATACGAGCAAGGAAAAATAAATATGACCTTTAAAACATTTTTAAAATTTGCTCATGTATTAGATGTTCATCCCAAAGAACTGTTGGATTTTGAATTTGATATTAAAAGGCATAAGATTAAGTAG
- a CDS encoding cyclase family protein, translating into MIDIIDLSQEIYEGMPVFKDLPQVKMTIHNSHEEWSGIKNPEKKTPAVHKLELGEHTGTHVDAINHMAKQYEGQSIDTMPLSMFYTEGICLDFSHKNLKELIEPEEIESACLKSKIEIKKGDTVLLYTDHYRKYFNTENWGSGPGISASCAKWLGEKRIFAFGVETMSPGVSGISNREVHHICGEMKFTHYENMVNLYKLIGRGRFRFIGLPLKIRGGTGSPVRAVAVFEN; encoded by the coding sequence ATGATAGATATTATTGATTTGAGTCAGGAGATTTATGAAGGAATGCCGGTTTTTAAAGATCTACCACAGGTTAAAATGACCATACATAATTCTCATGAAGAATGGAGTGGAATTAAAAACCCAGAAAAGAAAACACCAGCCGTACATAAGTTAGAATTAGGCGAGCACACCGGGACGCACGTTGATGCTATAAATCATATGGCAAAACAATATGAAGGGCAATCAATAGATACCATGCCTTTGTCTATGTTTTACACAGAAGGAATTTGTCTGGATTTTTCCCATAAAAACTTAAAAGAATTAATTGAGCCTGAAGAAATTGAATCAGCGTGTTTAAAATCAAAAATAGAAATTAAAAAAGGGGATACGGTTCTACTTTATACTGATCATTATCGTAAATATTTTAATACCGAAAATTGGGGTAGTGGTCCTGGAATATCAGCCTCTTGTGCAAAGTGGTTAGGGGAGAAGAGAATCTTTGCTTTTGGTGTAGAAACAATGTCTCCTGGAGTATCTGGAATTTCAAATAGAGAAGTACATCATATTTGTGGGGAAATGAAATTTACCCACTACGAAAATATGGTGAATTTATATAAATTGATAGGAAGAGGAAGATTTCGCTTTATAGGATTACCACTAAAAATACGTGGTGGTACAGGTTCGCCAGTTCGAGCTGTGGCTGTATTTGAGAATTAG
- a CDS encoding GNAT family N-acetyltransferase, with protein sequence MIIEFQTNRLLISPISLSDLDKIHSLHSLPETDKFNTLGIPENINQTEKIIGDWIEKNSNPEKRNLTFKVELLENELFLGLISLNLGKPKFKNAEVWYKFHSDFWNKGYATESLNRILTFGFEELKLHRIEAGCAVNNIGSIRTLEKVGMLKEGRKRKVLPLKNGWSDTFEYAILATDYSNTSNIS encoded by the coding sequence ATGATTATTGAATTTCAAACTAATCGCCTACTCATATCACCTATTTCCTTATCAGATTTAGATAAGATACATAGTTTACATTCGCTTCCCGAAACTGATAAATTCAATACGCTAGGAATTCCTGAAAATATTAATCAAACAGAAAAAATAATTGGAGATTGGATTGAAAAGAATAGCAATCCAGAAAAGAGAAATCTTACATTTAAAGTGGAATTATTGGAAAACGAATTGTTTCTTGGTTTGATATCATTGAATTTGGGTAAACCTAAATTTAAAAATGCAGAAGTTTGGTATAAATTTCATTCTGATTTTTGGAATAAAGGCTATGCGACAGAATCTTTAAATAGAATCTTAACTTTCGGATTTGAGGAACTTAAACTACATAGGATTGAAGCTGGATGCGCAGTAAATAATATAGGCAGTATTCGTACCTTAGAAAAAGTAGGTATGCTTAAAGAGGGGAGAAAAAGAAAAGTTTTACCCCTTAAAAACGGTTGGTCTGATACTTTTGAATATGCTATTTTAGCAACTGATTATAGTAATACATCTAATATATCTTAA
- a CDS encoding deaminase, whose translation MIKSYSRKDLMKISVEEHLKCTEFPRVGAVIEKDGAILSTGFRGEYDKMHAERVAIEKLTPEELENSTLYTTLEPCVSVKEDQKIESCADLIIRSRIKETVIGVLDPNGTIYTQGYRKLLENNISVAFFNRKLREAVEEETFEFGELHSITGPGKRRIPIVHSGTSLTVQFSENDKRSFQIRWTTLQPIYGFVDLISTNGAVRVASGATEFMEITDPLVFRFPSHFARMKKGMIAIVCPVGATFCLLVKLIEVYKNDIQFQWEMRNLN comes from the coding sequence ATGATAAAAAGTTATTCTAGAAAAGACTTAATGAAAATTTCAGTTGAGGAACATCTCAAATGCACAGAATTTCCTCGTGTTGGTGCTGTAATTGAAAAGGATGGAGCAATTTTAAGTACAGGCTTTAGAGGAGAATATGACAAAATGCATGCGGAAAGAGTTGCAATAGAAAAACTGACCCCTGAAGAATTAGAAAACTCTACTTTGTACACAACACTTGAACCATGTGTTTCGGTTAAAGAAGATCAGAAAATAGAATCATGTGCTGATCTGATTATCCGTTCAAGAATTAAAGAAACTGTTATCGGAGTATTAGACCCAAATGGTACTATTTACACTCAAGGATATAGAAAGCTATTAGAAAATAATATTAGTGTGGCATTTTTTAATCGCAAATTACGAGAAGCCGTTGAAGAAGAAACTTTCGAGTTTGGAGAATTACACAGTATTACCGGACCAGGCAAGAGAAGAATTCCTATCGTACATAGTGGCACAAGCTTAACTGTTCAGTTTTCAGAAAATGATAAAAGATCTTTTCAAATCCGCTGGACCACTCTTCAACCAATTTACGGATTTGTTGATTTAATAAGTACAAATGGAGCAGTAAGAGTAGCATCTGGCGCTACAGAATTCATGGAAATTACTGATCCGTTGGTTTTTAGATTTCCAAGTCATTTTGCACGGATGAAAAAAGGAATGATAGCTATAGTTTGTCCAGTCGGAGCTACTTTTTGCCTATTGGTCAAGCTAATTGAAGTGTATAAAAATGATATTCAATTTCAATGGGAGATGAGAAACTTAAATTAA
- a CDS encoding DUF6904 family protein, translating to MLQSNPTKKGTGIELWGDYGDLTSLYETIHKIGERLNEYKKEEKGQSDIIMGFAYEVRKAFQYSRMKEKFIFDSENKVEYFGFKYLWTDLLYLISVLRYNAGYAVLDGIDQANLYILEHSCKKALFDYDPQGAQQIQHFIGQKIDIHNYLVFLVLQGINIEYLGKTPGKRRFRGIPNLLIAYSPFSPAYKMWKSDMESSAKALKCEVHEIGYDNYPEIVW from the coding sequence ATGCTTCAAAGTAACCCAACGAAGAAAGGTACAGGAATCGAATTGTGGGGGGATTACGGTGACTTAACGAGTCTTTATGAAACCATTCACAAAATAGGAGAAAGACTAAATGAATACAAAAAAGAAGAAAAGGGACAGTCAGATATAATAATGGGCTTTGCTTATGAGGTTCGCAAAGCATTCCAGTATTCAAGGATGAAAGAAAAATTTATTTTTGATTCTGAAAACAAGGTTGAATATTTTGGCTTTAAATATTTATGGACAGATTTACTTTATTTAATTTCTGTTCTTCGCTATAATGCTGGATATGCAGTATTAGATGGAATAGATCAAGCTAATCTTTATATTTTGGAACATAGCTGTAAAAAGGCTTTGTTTGATTACGATCCGCAAGGTGCACAGCAGATTCAACATTTTATAGGGCAAAAAATTGATATACATAATTACCTGGTTTTTTTAGTACTTCAGGGTATTAATATAGAATATTTAGGCAAGACCCCGGGGAAAAGAAGATTTAGAGGGATACCTAATTTATTAATTGCATACTCCCCATTTTCCCCAGCATATAAAATGTGGAAATCTGATATGGAAAGTAGTGCTAAGGCTTTAAAATGTGAAGTGCACGAAATAGGTTATGATAATTATCCGGAAATAGTGTGGTAG
- a CDS encoding GNAT family N-acetyltransferase, which translates to MKEIASIKTDRLLLRAIRSSDLVNIYKGLSNLEVIKHYGVSFESLEATKEQMDWFAGSKQFWWAICSPNNIFYGAGGLNDLSIEHKKAEIGLWLMPDFWGKGIMTEVMPLICSYGFEKLGIHRIEGFVNTDNKNCKKAMAKLDFQHEGTMKECEVKNGQFVSVDIYAKLKTS; encoded by the coding sequence TTGAAGGAAATTGCAAGCATAAAAACCGACCGACTTTTACTAAGAGCGATAAGATCATCTGATCTTGTGAACATCTATAAAGGGCTTTCCAATCTGGAGGTAATCAAACATTACGGGGTAAGCTTTGAAAGTCTGGAAGCTACAAAAGAGCAAATGGACTGGTTTGCTGGTTCCAAGCAATTTTGGTGGGCAATTTGCTCTCCTAATAATATATTCTATGGAGCTGGCGGTTTAAATGATTTATCTATAGAACATAAAAAGGCAGAGATCGGACTTTGGTTAATGCCTGATTTTTGGGGTAAGGGAATTATGACAGAAGTAATGCCATTAATTTGCAGTTACGGTTTTGAAAAACTTGGAATTCATCGCATAGAAGGTTTTGTAAATACCGATAATAAAAACTGTAAAAAGGCTATGGCAAAACTCGATTTTCAGCACGAAGGAACGATGAAAGAGTGCGAAGTAAAAAACGGTCAATTTGTAAGTGTTGATATTTACGCAAAGCTAAAGACCAGCTAG
- a CDS encoding KAP family P-loop NTPase fold protein: MSLRNPVLEIEPGKPFENCKLEREKYSDVLTEIVSSYYDGFVLAINNRWGEGKTTFVKMWQQALIDKKFQTVYFNAWENDFEDNPLTALMGELKTLTNKETEPKFQKALKNASILTTHIAPVLAQALVDKYVVDTKGIKDIIVNASKGLADIFENDVNNYQKKKVGISNFKKSLAKFIADSNNGKPIIFIIDELDRCRPNYAVSILEQIKHFFSVPNIVFVLSIDKKQLGNAIRGVYGSDRINSDEYLRRFIDVEYSIPRPPNDLFYKYLIDKLNFDEFFQSPERKKYRELVDDKERFLNTCRLLFNNSNIVLRQQERILILSRLSLRTYTFNNYVYPSVYLVLIYIKILKDEFYQKIISKKLSFSELQNELFNLFADSVTDRNRREIMFIEVYFLMFYNNFKYEHHEKRELYDRGESFEDKDKKLLIHSMFGKDYDSEFLFTIINIERANYNSNSFSLEHIIKKIDLLESLKA; the protein is encoded by the coding sequence ATGAGTCTGAGAAATCCTGTTTTAGAAATCGAACCTGGAAAACCATTCGAAAATTGTAAATTAGAAAGAGAGAAATATTCCGATGTTTTAACAGAAATTGTTAGTAGCTACTATGACGGGTTTGTACTAGCAATTAATAACAGGTGGGGTGAAGGAAAAACTACCTTCGTAAAGATGTGGCAGCAAGCATTGATAGATAAAAAATTTCAAACAGTTTATTTCAATGCTTGGGAAAATGATTTTGAGGATAATCCATTAACTGCTTTGATGGGAGAGTTGAAAACTCTTACAAACAAAGAAACTGAACCGAAATTTCAGAAAGCACTTAAAAATGCTTCGATTCTAACTACTCATATAGCACCCGTTTTGGCACAAGCATTAGTCGATAAATATGTCGTTGATACGAAAGGAATAAAAGACATAATTGTCAATGCCTCCAAAGGTTTAGCAGATATTTTCGAAAATGATGTAAATAACTACCAAAAGAAAAAAGTAGGAATATCGAACTTCAAAAAAAGTCTAGCAAAATTTATTGCGGACAGTAATAATGGAAAACCTATAATATTCATAATTGATGAGTTAGATAGATGTCGCCCCAATTATGCCGTTAGTATCTTGGAGCAAATCAAACACTTTTTCTCTGTACCCAATATCGTATTCGTACTTTCAATTGATAAAAAACAATTAGGAAATGCTATTAGAGGAGTTTACGGGAGTGATAGAATAAATTCGGATGAATATTTAAGAAGATTTATTGATGTAGAATATTCGATTCCTAGACCTCCAAACGATTTATTTTATAAATACCTAATTGACAAATTGAATTTTGATGAGTTTTTCCAATCCCCAGAAAGAAAAAAGTATCGAGAACTAGTTGATGACAAAGAAAGATTTTTAAATACGTGTCGACTCCTATTTAATAATTCGAATATTGTTCTTCGTCAACAAGAACGAATTTTAATTTTGTCAAGGTTGTCCCTTAGAACATATACTTTCAATAATTATGTTTATCCTTCAGTTTATTTAGTCTTGATCTATATTAAAATTCTCAAGGATGAATTTTATCAAAAAATAATTAGTAAGAAACTTTCATTTTCAGAATTACAAAATGAATTATTTAATTTGTTTGCAGACTCTGTTACAGATAGAAATCGAAGAGAGATTATGTTTATTGAAGTTTATTTTTTGATGTTCTATAATAATTTCAAATATGAACATCACGAAAAAAGAGAACTATATGACCGGGGAGAAAGTTTTGAGGATAAGGACAAAAAACTACTCATTCATTCAATGTTTGGAAAGGACTATGATTCAGAATTTCTCTTTACAATAATAAATATAGAAAGAGCAAATTATAATTCTAATTCTTTTAGTTTGGAACACATAATCAAAAAAATAGATTTGCTGGAATCACTTAAAGCATAA
- a CDS encoding DUF7149 domain-containing protein, translating into MQTEQEINSGNLSILKPRKALNKAFLKVKPNRSQIEQFKENLIQLLDRTNDTESEEFHKNLVTDFLKKTYYDPNHFINTKGRNDLVIHNGNKAKSSVGVIIEAKKPTNRAEMLSKEKLNVKAFQELVLYYLRERITHKNLEIKYVIATNINQWFIFDANVFEKAFAQNKKLVSQFTDFEAGRLSGTNTDFFYKNIAEPFISERKQELEFTWFDINNYEKPLRNNNPKDDNKLIALYKLLSPEHLLKLPFTNDSNSLDKRFYGELLHIIGLTETKQGGKKLIERQKEGQRNTGSFLENAIIQLDSMDKIGRLENASQFGENLQERLFNVGLELSITWLNRILFLKLLEAQLVTYHKGDRSYEFLSLDRINNYDDLNSLFFQVLARQYSERNDDVKALFEKVPYLNSSLFEPTDIEHSTLFISNLRDDKTLPIYSATVLKDKKGKKRSGELNALEYLFEFLNAYDFSSEGGETIQEDNKTLINASVLGLIFEKINGYKDGSFFTPGFITMYMCRETIRKAVVQKFNEAKDWNCKDLDELYDRIEDRKEANELINSLKICDPAVGSGHFLVSALNEMIAIKNDLNILQDRSGRRLKEYQVEVVNDELIVTDEDGELFEYNPTAKESQRIQEALFHEKQKIIENCLFGVDINPNSVKICRLRLWIELLKNAYYKNETELETLPNIDINIKCGNSLISRFDLDADLSKALKDSKWNIDSYRNAVDTYRNAQNKEQKRQMEKIIRDIKSDFRSEISANDPKVKRLQKVKGELFMMSNQTQMFELSKRGKAAWNKKLQKLTKDSKKLETEIQEIKDNKIYENAFEWRFEFPEVLDENGAYVGFDVVIGNPPYIRIQDLVSSDKEAVDFYNERYVTTGKGNYDLYVPFVEKAISLLYSKGIMCFIMPHKFINANYGRSLKGFIGAGKLLEKIVHFGSSQIFEDATTYTGLFFLSKKENKTVSYLETEDLEEFKNDRFLRFQESTASLLTADQWVFLEPQAASLLKKLQSFDNTLESKTERIFQGIKTSADKIFIVEQLNDIGDLVEIYCKENEKKYFIEKEILKPLIKGGNSRPYQISDTDLLLLFPYKDGELLTPEFLEAETPKTWDYLNEHKLYLEGREKNKMVGDKWYGYVYPKALTVINSAKIFTPDIAPSPRFSYDSKGEFAFTGGAAGGYGILPKNDEDFKFLLAVLNSTVIAWYISKTSTQMRGGWLSFESRFIRSIPIPVGHSEIKKEIDMLVSEILKDTQENPTIDITANKAEIDRLVYELYGLTKEEIQIVENG; encoded by the coding sequence ATGCAGACGGAACAAGAAATCAATTCTGGTAACCTATCTATACTCAAGCCTCGCAAGGCGCTCAACAAAGCTTTTCTAAAGGTAAAACCTAACCGTTCCCAAATAGAACAGTTCAAAGAGAACCTTATTCAGTTACTGGATAGGACCAATGATACGGAAAGTGAAGAATTTCATAAAAATCTGGTTACCGATTTCCTTAAGAAAACATACTACGATCCCAATCATTTTATAAATACAAAGGGCAGGAATGACCTGGTGATCCATAACGGAAACAAAGCCAAAAGCAGTGTTGGGGTTATTATAGAAGCAAAGAAGCCTACCAACCGGGCAGAGATGCTGAGCAAGGAGAAGTTGAACGTAAAGGCCTTCCAGGAGTTGGTGCTTTATTATCTTCGGGAGCGCATTACCCATAAAAACCTGGAAATAAAATATGTGATCGCCACCAACATAAATCAGTGGTTTATTTTTGATGCCAATGTTTTTGAAAAGGCGTTTGCACAGAACAAAAAGCTGGTAAGTCAGTTTACCGATTTTGAAGCAGGAAGACTTAGTGGAACAAATACCGACTTCTTCTATAAGAATATAGCTGAACCTTTTATTTCCGAAAGGAAACAGGAACTGGAGTTTACCTGGTTCGATATTAATAATTACGAAAAGCCACTTCGGAATAATAATCCTAAGGATGACAATAAGCTGATTGCCCTTTATAAATTATTGTCGCCGGAACATCTTTTAAAGCTTCCTTTTACTAACGATAGTAACAGCCTCGATAAGCGTTTCTATGGCGAGCTACTTCATATTATAGGCTTAACAGAAACCAAACAGGGCGGTAAAAAATTAATTGAACGCCAGAAAGAAGGGCAGCGAAATACCGGTTCATTTTTGGAAAATGCCATTATTCAGCTGGATAGTATGGATAAGATAGGCCGTTTGGAAAATGCATCCCAGTTTGGAGAAAACCTCCAGGAACGGCTTTTTAATGTTGGGCTGGAACTTAGTATTACCTGGCTAAACAGAATCCTTTTCCTAAAGCTTTTAGAAGCGCAACTGGTCACTTATCACAAAGGAGATAGATCTTATGAATTTCTTAGCCTTGACAGAATAAATAATTATGATGATCTAAATAGCTTGTTTTTCCAGGTATTAGCTCGTCAATATTCTGAAAGAAATGATGATGTAAAAGCCCTTTTTGAAAAGGTACCGTATCTCAACTCTTCCCTTTTTGAGCCTACAGATATTGAGCACAGCACGCTTTTTATAAGTAATCTTCGGGACGATAAGACTTTGCCTATTTACAGCGCCACGGTGCTAAAGGATAAAAAAGGGAAAAAACGCAGTGGTGAACTTAACGCCCTGGAATATTTATTTGAATTCCTTAACGCTTACGACTTTAGCAGTGAAGGCGGGGAGACCATACAGGAAGATAATAAGACCCTCATTAACGCTTCTGTACTGGGACTTATCTTTGAAAAGATAAATGGCTATAAAGACGGCTCTTTCTTTACGCCCGGCTTTATTACTATGTATATGTGCCGCGAGACCATAAGAAAAGCGGTGGTGCAAAAGTTTAATGAAGCCAAAGACTGGAATTGTAAAGATCTGGATGAATTATATGATCGTATTGAAGACCGTAAGGAAGCAAATGAACTCATCAATAGCTTAAAGATCTGTGATCCTGCTGTAGGTTCGGGGCATTTTTTGGTTTCGGCGCTTAATGAAATGATTGCGATTAAGAACGATCTTAATATTCTACAGGATCGGTCAGGAAGAAGGCTTAAGGAATACCAGGTGGAAGTGGTAAACGATGAACTTATTGTGACCGATGAAGACGGAGAACTTTTTGAATACAATCCTACCGCGAAGGAGAGCCAGCGTATACAGGAAGCACTTTTTCATGAGAAGCAGAAAATTATTGAGAACTGCCTTTTTGGAGTAGATATCAACCCGAATTCGGTTAAAATATGCCGGCTCCGGTTGTGGATAGAGTTGCTGAAAAATGCCTACTACAAGAATGAAACGGAACTGGAGACCCTGCCGAATATTGATATTAACATCAAATGCGGAAATTCCCTTATTTCCCGCTTTGATTTGGATGCCGACTTAAGCAAGGCGCTAAAAGACAGTAAATGGAATATTGACAGCTATCGCAATGCCGTAGATACCTACCGGAATGCTCAAAACAAGGAGCAAAAGCGGCAGATGGAAAAGATTATCCGGGACATTAAAAGCGATTTTAGGAGTGAGATTTCGGCTAACGATCCCAAGGTGAAACGCCTGCAAAAAGTAAAAGGCGAGCTCTTTATGATGTCTAACCAAACTCAGATGTTTGAGCTGTCTAAAAGGGGAAAAGCCGCCTGGAATAAAAAGCTGCAAAAACTCACCAAAGACAGCAAAAAACTGGAAACCGAAATCCAGGAAATAAAAGACAATAAAATTTATGAAAATGCTTTTGAGTGGCGGTTTGAGTTCCCGGAAGTGTTGGATGAGAACGGGGCTTATGTGGGGTTTGATGTGGTGATTGGAAATCCGCCGTATATAAGAATTCAAGATTTAGTGTCATCTGATAAAGAGGCTGTAGACTTTTATAATGAGCGGTATGTAACAACTGGAAAAGGAAATTATGATTTGTATGTTCCTTTTGTAGAAAAAGCGATTTCTTTATTATATAGCAAAGGGATAATGTGCTTTATAATGCCTCATAAATTTATAAATGCCAATTACGGAAGGTCTTTAAAAGGATTTATAGGAGCAGGAAAGCTTCTTGAGAAAATTGTTCATTTTGGATCTTCTCAAATATTCGAAGATGCGACCACCTATACCGGTTTGTTCTTTTTATCTAAAAAAGAGAATAAAACAGTCTCTTATTTGGAGACAGAAGATCTGGAGGAATTTAAAAATGACAGGTTTCTTAGGTTCCAGGAGTCAACAGCATCATTATTAACAGCAGATCAATGGGTTTTTCTAGAACCACAGGCAGCAAGCCTATTGAAAAAATTACAATCCTTTGACAATACATTAGAATCTAAAACCGAACGGATTTTTCAAGGAATTAAAACCAGTGCCGATAAGATATTTATCGTGGAGCAGCTAAATGATATAGGGGATCTTGTAGAAATTTATTGTAAAGAAAATGAGAAGAAATATTTTATCGAAAAAGAAATTTTAAAGCCTTTGATCAAAGGAGGAAACAGCAGACCCTATCAAATTTCAGATACAGATTTACTTCTATTGTTCCCTTATAAAGACGGTGAATTATTAACGCCTGAATTTCTTGAAGCGGAGACACCAAAAACCTGGGATTATCTTAACGAGCATAAACTATATTTAGAAGGAAGGGAAAAAAACAAGATGGTAGGAGATAAATGGTATGGATATGTGTACCCTAAAGCATTAACTGTCATCAACAGTGCCAAAATTTTCACTCCCGACATAGCACCTTCTCCACGTTTTTCTTACGATAGCAAAGGTGAATTTGCCTTCACTGGTGGAGCAGCGGGCGGATACGGTATCTTACCAAAGAATGATGAAGATTTTAAATTTTTGTTAGCCGTTCTAAACAGCACTGTAATCGCCTGGTATATTTCGAAGACCTCCACTCAAATGAGAGGTGGCTGGTTAAGTTTTGAATCAAGGTTTATAAGAAGTATCCCTATTCCTGTTGGACATTCAGAAATAAAAAAAGAAATCGATATGCTTGTTAGCGAAATTTTGAAAGACACCCAAGAAAATCCTACTATAGACATCACTGCCAACAAAGCAGAAATTGACCGGTTGGTTTATGAACTTTATGGGTTGACGAAGGAGGAGATTCAAATAGTAGAGAATGGGTAA
- a CDS encoding serine hydrolase domain-containing protein — translation MKVKILLLFTLIFTSTYSQSTNSQIKNYLDSVDDSDFSGAILVAQKDKIIAERAYGFSSIEYDAENKTDTKFNIASITKMFTAVAALQLYEQGKIALKKPIGEYLPDYPNKTVRNSVTVHQLLTHTSGFNNFYVTDLDKIRHLEYEEISDFVPLFVNDTLLSKPGTRYDYSGTGFVVLGLIVEKVSGENYYDYIRKHILEPSDMMATSEIQVDSIVKNKASGYTSQFGQNKALKKNEYYLTKASPAGFYYSTTEDLFKFSKALRNHKLLNKETTDLMLEPKVKGYNTYLGYGIDIDNRYNQTIIGHSGGWYGIHCELMDFMEDDYTVVILSNIDDGGKKGASKVADFFKNLLADKELN, via the coding sequence ATGAAAGTTAAAATTCTACTGCTATTTACCTTAATATTTACTTCTACATATTCTCAATCTACCAATTCTCAAATTAAAAATTATTTAGATAGCGTTGATGATTCAGATTTTTCAGGAGCAATACTAGTAGCTCAAAAGGATAAAATAATTGCCGAAAGGGCTTATGGATTTTCAAGTATAGAATACGATGCCGAAAACAAAACTGATACTAAATTTAATATAGCTTCCATCACAAAAATGTTTACCGCTGTGGCAGCTTTACAACTTTATGAGCAGGGGAAAATAGCGCTTAAGAAACCAATAGGGGAGTATCTACCAGATTACCCAAATAAGACTGTTAGGAATTCCGTTACAGTCCATCAACTCTTAACACATACTTCGGGATTCAACAATTTCTATGTTACTGATTTAGATAAAATCAGGCATTTAGAATATGAAGAAATTTCTGACTTCGTTCCGCTATTTGTAAATGACACGTTACTATCTAAACCAGGAACTAGATATGACTATAGCGGCACTGGATTCGTGGTTCTAGGTTTAATAGTTGAGAAAGTTTCCGGAGAAAATTATTATGATTATATAAGGAAGCATATTCTTGAACCCTCAGATATGATGGCAACATCAGAAATCCAAGTAGACTCTATCGTTAAAAATAAAGCAAGCGGATATACTTCACAATTTGGTCAAAATAAAGCTTTAAAGAAAAATGAGTATTACTTAACGAAAGCATCCCCCGCTGGATTCTACTATTCTACAACAGAAGATTTATTTAAGTTCTCGAAAGCGCTGAGAAATCATAAATTATTAAATAAGGAAACAACAGATTTGATGTTGGAGCCAAAAGTAAAGGGATATAACACCTATCTAGGATATGGGATAGATATTGATAATAGATACAACCAAACTATAATTGGTCACAGCGGCGGATGGTATGGAATCCATTGTGAATTAATGGATTTTATGGAAGATGATTATACAGTAGTTATTTTATCAAATATTGATGATGGTGGGAAAAAAGGAGCTTCAAAAGTAGCAGATTTCTTTAAGAATTTGCTCGCCGATAAAGAATTGAACTAA